The Niastella koreensis GR20-10 genome includes a window with the following:
- a CDS encoding alpha-amylase family glycosyl hydrolase produces the protein MEQKDALWWQRGIIYQIYPRSYQDTNGDGIGDLKGIISRLEYLHWLGIDVIWISPIYPSPMKDFGYDISNYTDIHPLFGSMSDFDELIAQVHTLGMKLILDLVPNHTSNEHPWFIESRSGRDNPKRDWYIWKDAREDGSVPNNWLSVFGGNGWEWDEQTKQYYYHAFLKEQPDLNWRNPDVQQAMYNVMRFWLDKGVDGFRVDVMWHMIKDDELRDNPLNPGYADLQADYNKLLPVYSTDQPEVHEIVKQMRVLVDGYGEKVIIGEIYLPIEKLVTYYGANNLGAHLPFNFQLLTLPWEALQISSAIDAYEAALPENGWPNWVLGNHDQQRIASRIGLGQARVAAMLLLTLRGTPTIYYGEEIGMKDVPIEEDQVQDPQGLNMPGKHLSRDPERTPMPWDNSANGGFSKVKPWLPLERDYKRKNVQLQQDDPFSMLTFYKRLIDVRKKERALSVGSYRPVYANHQLISYIRQWNDDKFLVVLNLTHGVCYFTPAHLELKGTIIVATHSELEGLPLNGTFGLGGDEGILVRLEE, from the coding sequence ATGGAGCAAAAAGACGCTTTATGGTGGCAACGGGGCATTATCTACCAGATCTATCCCCGTTCGTACCAGGATACAAATGGCGACGGTATTGGCGACCTGAAGGGCATTATCAGCAGGCTGGAATATTTGCACTGGCTGGGTATTGACGTAATCTGGATCTCGCCTATCTATCCTTCTCCCATGAAGGACTTTGGCTACGATATTTCCAACTACACAGATATTCATCCATTATTCGGGTCAATGTCCGATTTTGATGAATTAATTGCGCAGGTGCATACATTGGGCATGAAACTGATCCTTGACCTGGTGCCCAATCATACCTCCAATGAACATCCCTGGTTTATTGAATCCCGGTCGGGCCGGGATAATCCCAAACGCGACTGGTACATCTGGAAAGACGCCCGGGAAGATGGCAGCGTGCCCAATAACTGGCTGAGCGTTTTTGGCGGCAATGGCTGGGAATGGGATGAACAGACAAAGCAATATTATTATCATGCATTTTTGAAAGAGCAGCCGGACCTCAACTGGCGTAACCCCGACGTACAGCAGGCAATGTACAACGTTATGCGGTTCTGGCTCGATAAAGGCGTGGATGGTTTCAGGGTAGATGTAATGTGGCATATGATCAAAGACGATGAGTTGCGCGATAATCCGCTGAACCCCGGCTATGCCGATTTGCAGGCCGATTACAATAAACTGTTACCGGTTTACTCAACCGACCAGCCTGAAGTACATGAGATCGTAAAACAAATGCGGGTGCTGGTGGATGGCTATGGTGAGAAAGTAATAATAGGGGAGATCTATCTGCCTATTGAAAAACTGGTAACCTATTATGGCGCCAATAACCTGGGAGCGCATCTGCCATTTAATTTTCAATTACTCACGCTGCCCTGGGAAGCGTTACAAATTTCTTCCGCGATCGATGCGTATGAAGCCGCGCTGCCGGAAAATGGCTGGCCTAATTGGGTGCTGGGCAACCACGATCAGCAACGCATTGCCAGCCGGATAGGGCTGGGACAGGCAAGGGTAGCGGCCATGCTGTTACTGACTTTAAGGGGTACACCTACAATTTATTATGGCGAAGAGATTGGGATGAAAGATGTTCCCATCGAGGAAGACCAGGTCCAGGACCCGCAGGGACTGAACATGCCGGGCAAACACCTGAGCCGCGATCCCGAGCGTACACCCATGCCCTGGGACAACAGCGCCAATGGGGGTTTCAGTAAAGTGAAGCCCTGGCTGCCATTGGAGCGGGATTACAAACGAAAGAATGTACAGCTTCAACAGGATGATCCTTTTTCCATGTTGACGTTTTACAAAAGGTTGATAGATGTTAGAAAAAAGGAGCGGGCATTAAGTGTTGGCAGCTATCGCCCCGTTTATGCAAATCACCAATTGATCTCCTATATCCGCCAATGGAATGACGACAAATTCCTCGTCGTACTGAACCTGACCCATGGCGTTTGTTATTTTACACCTGCACATCTTGAACTGAAAGGGACAATTATAGTTGCTACCCACTCCGAACTGGAAGGACTGCCGCTGAATGGAACATTTGGCCTGGGTGGTGATGAAGGCATCCTGGTACGGCTGGAAGAGTAA
- a CDS encoding M28 family peptidase — protein sequence MDFSDHLNYWKFGFSALMITDTSFYRNKNYHQSTDTMETLDLPRMAKVINGVFNALTAL from the coding sequence ATTGACTTTTCGGATCATTTAAATTACTGGAAGTTTGGCTTTAGTGCTTTGATGATTACCGACACCTCCTTTTACCGGAACAAAAATTATCATCAGTCCACCGACACTATGGAAACGCTGGATCTCCCCAGGATGGCAAAAGTAATCAACGGCGTATTCAATGCTTTAACAGCATTATAA
- a CDS encoding formylglycine-generating enzyme family protein has protein sequence MQTQSNTVLSDAKVKDQTNMVFIPGGKFMMGSDKFYPEEKPVHAVTVDGFWIDKYAVTNEEFKKFIDETGYVTVAERPLKAEDYPGAKPDMLAPGALVFQKAKGAVDLNDYFNWWAWVPGTSWKHPKGPKTDLKGIEKHPVVHVAYEDAEAYTTWAGKELPTEAQWEYAARGGLEGMDFTWGNEDTQQTKPMANTWQGIFPYQNLLIDKYEGTSPVGSFAPNGYGLYDMAGNVWEWTSDWYVAHLDELANKVKTCCTTHVNPRVVSPEASYDPCQPTIKIPRKVVKGGSHLCAPNYCLRYRPAARQPQMIDTGMSHLGFRCIVKQK, from the coding sequence ATGCAAACACAATCAAATACAGTGCTTTCAGATGCTAAGGTTAAGGACCAGACAAACATGGTTTTTATTCCGGGTGGAAAATTTATGATGGGCTCCGATAAATTCTACCCGGAAGAAAAGCCTGTGCATGCCGTTACGGTCGATGGATTCTGGATAGATAAGTATGCAGTGACCAATGAGGAGTTTAAAAAATTCATTGATGAAACCGGTTATGTTACGGTAGCGGAACGACCGCTTAAGGCGGAAGATTATCCTGGCGCAAAACCCGATATGCTGGCGCCAGGAGCGTTGGTATTTCAAAAAGCAAAAGGCGCGGTTGACTTAAACGATTATTTCAATTGGTGGGCCTGGGTGCCCGGCACCAGCTGGAAGCATCCCAAGGGCCCAAAAACAGATCTAAAGGGTATAGAGAAGCACCCGGTTGTACATGTGGCTTATGAAGATGCCGAAGCGTATACCACCTGGGCGGGAAAAGAATTGCCAACAGAAGCGCAGTGGGAGTATGCTGCCAGGGGTGGGTTGGAAGGAATGGATTTCACCTGGGGTAACGAAGATACACAACAAACCAAACCGATGGCCAACACCTGGCAGGGCATATTCCCGTACCAGAATTTGTTGATTGATAAATACGAGGGTACTTCGCCGGTAGGTTCATTTGCGCCAAACGGATATGGCCTGTATGATATGGCCGGCAATGTATGGGAATGGACAAGCGACTGGTATGTGGCGCATTTGGATGAATTGGCGAATAAGGTTAAAACCTGTTGCACTACACATGTGAATCCAAGGGTGGTGTCGCCCGAAGCGAGTTATGATCCCTGCCAGCCCACCATAAAGATCCCACGAAAGGTTGTAAAGGGAGGATCGCATTTGTGTGCGCCGAATTATTGTTTGCGGTACCGGCCTGCAGCCAGGCAGCCACAAATGATAGATACCGGCATGAGCCATCTCGGGTTCAGGTGTATTGTAAAACAAAAATGA
- a CDS encoding arylsulfatase, translating to MPTANEQFKGVIKLDIRDSKPDWKPFELKQPPKGAPNILIVLYDDTGLAAWSPFGGRINMPTLQRLADNGLRYSQWHTTALCSPTRSTFLTGRNHHVNRCSCITEGSQGFPGWAGRLPAECATIGQILQENGFGTFWLGKNHNVPVEDISSGGSRSEWPLSKGFDRFYGFLGGETNNWYPELVEDSHFIEQPYSPEDGYHLSKDLADQAIRMIRDQKAGSPSKPWFMWFCPGANHAPHHCPKDYADKYKGKFDDGYEAYRDWALERMIAKGIAPKGTKLTPINPMPEDMANPADAVRPWNTLNADEKKLFARMAEVYAGFSEYTDIQVGRLVDYLEKSGQLDNTIIFYCSDNGASGEGTPNGSVNENKFFNGYPDDLAENMKYLEKIGQPDTYNHYPTGWAVAFSTPFQMFKRYSQFAGGTCCPLVIHWPNGIKAKGEVRTQYHHSVDIVPTILEIVGLEMPKVYRGAEQYPLNGVSMKYTFDNAKASTTKQRQYYSMLGTRGMWVDGWKAAAIHAPLSSKGHFDKDEWELYHTDEDYSESTNLADKYPDKLKALIDVWFEEADKNFVLPLDDRSALEILGMDRPKSEPVRTRYIYYPDTEPVPESVAVSIRGRSYKIVADVDLTHEASGVIFAHGSRFGGHALFIKDRMLYYVYNFLGISEQKFVSKVVNAGKHTLGMEFMREKAGQYSESLGTTRLYVDGRVVAEGPMKTQAGMFSLSGDGLCVGFDSGDNVSQEYSIPGRFTGGAILGVAVDVSEEVYLDLEKEAAGALSRD from the coding sequence ATGCCAACAGCTAATGAACAATTCAAAGGTGTAATTAAGCTCGATATCCGGGATTCAAAACCCGACTGGAAGCCGTTTGAATTAAAACAGCCTCCTAAAGGAGCCCCCAATATTTTGATCGTACTGTACGATGATACCGGTCTGGCAGCCTGGTCGCCTTTTGGTGGCCGTATAAATATGCCCACCCTGCAACGGTTGGCTGATAACGGGTTAAGATATTCGCAATGGCATACAACGGCGTTGTGTTCACCAACCCGTTCTACCTTCCTTACAGGCCGTAATCACCATGTAAACCGTTGCTCCTGTATTACGGAAGGGTCACAAGGTTTTCCCGGCTGGGCCGGCCGTTTGCCGGCTGAGTGCGCCACCATTGGGCAAATATTGCAGGAAAATGGATTTGGTACTTTCTGGCTGGGTAAGAACCATAATGTTCCGGTAGAAGATATTTCCAGTGGCGGCAGCCGCTCCGAATGGCCACTCTCAAAAGGGTTCGACCGGTTTTATGGATTCCTCGGTGGAGAAACCAATAACTGGTATCCCGAGTTGGTGGAGGACAGTCATTTTATTGAACAGCCATATAGTCCTGAAGACGGGTATCATTTATCAAAAGACCTGGCCGACCAGGCCATCAGGATGATCCGTGACCAGAAAGCGGGCAGCCCTTCCAAACCCTGGTTCATGTGGTTCTGCCCGGGCGCCAATCATGCGCCGCATCATTGTCCGAAAGACTATGCTGATAAATACAAAGGAAAATTTGACGACGGGTATGAAGCCTACCGGGACTGGGCACTGGAAAGAATGATCGCCAAAGGCATTGCGCCCAAAGGCACAAAATTAACGCCCATCAACCCAATGCCGGAAGATATGGCCAACCCCGCAGATGCAGTACGTCCGTGGAATACATTGAATGCAGATGAAAAAAAGTTGTTTGCCCGCATGGCCGAAGTGTATGCCGGTTTTTCTGAATACACCGATATACAGGTAGGGCGCCTTGTAGACTATCTCGAAAAATCGGGACAGTTAGATAACACCATTATTTTTTATTGTTCCGATAATGGCGCGTCTGGTGAAGGAACTCCGAATGGGTCGGTGAACGAGAATAAGTTCTTCAATGGATATCCGGACGACCTGGCTGAAAATATGAAATACCTGGAAAAAATTGGCCAGCCTGATACTTATAATCACTATCCAACCGGTTGGGCAGTTGCCTTTAGTACGCCATTCCAGATGTTCAAGCGGTATTCACAATTTGCAGGTGGTACCTGTTGTCCGCTGGTTATTCACTGGCCCAATGGCATTAAGGCAAAAGGCGAAGTGCGTACACAGTATCATCATTCAGTAGATATCGTTCCTACCATCCTGGAAATTGTAGGATTGGAGATGCCGAAAGTTTACCGGGGGGCAGAGCAATATCCGCTTAACGGGGTTTCCATGAAATACACGTTTGACAATGCCAAAGCGTCCACCACCAAACAACGCCAATACTACTCGATGTTGGGAACCCGTGGTATGTGGGTGGATGGCTGGAAAGCAGCGGCCATTCATGCACCGCTCAGCAGTAAAGGACATTTCGATAAAGATGAATGGGAACTCTATCATACAGATGAAGATTATTCAGAATCAACCAACCTGGCCGATAAATATCCCGATAAACTAAAAGCGCTCATCGACGTCTGGTTCGAAGAAGCAGACAAAAATTTTGTATTGCCATTGGATGACCGGTCGGCTTTGGAAATACTTGGAATGGATCGGCCGAAATCGGAACCGGTGAGAACCCGGTACATCTATTATCCGGATACGGAGCCCGTTCCCGAAAGTGTAGCTGTAAGCATTCGTGGACGTTCTTACAAGATCGTTGCAGATGTTGATTTAACGCATGAAGCATCAGGCGTCATCTTCGCTCATGGTTCCCGCTTTGGCGGTCATGCGCTTTTTATAAAGGACCGGATGCTGTATTACGTTTATAATTTCCTGGGTATCAGTGAACAGAAATTCGTGTCGAAGGTGGTGAATGCCGGTAAACATACATTGGGGATGGAGTTCATGCGCGAGAAGGCCGGACAATACAGCGAATCATTGGGAACAACCAGGTTGTATGTAGACGGCAGGGTGGTAGCTGAAGGACCCATGAAAACCCAGGCCGGCATGTTCTCTTTGTCAGGTGATGGGTTGTGTGTCGGGTTCGACAGTGGGGATAATGTAAGCCAGGAATATAGTATCCCTGGAAGATTTACGGGAGGGGCCATTCTTGGCGTTGCTGTTGATGTGAGTGAAGAAGTGTATCTCGATCTGGAAAAAGAAGCGGCAGGCGCACTGTCGAGAGATTAA
- a CDS encoding pentapeptide repeat-containing protein, with the protein MEKDFSHKNLKGASFKNEDLSHARFADSDLRGADFSGSNLKGADFTHVKTGITPVNLVLIFLAALIVSACSGYIAMLAGSTVQGMLASEESRIRSAGVITIVIAVLFVGYAWWKGVGHAIRQLIAPTVIVALVIGFIAVVSGLGTGRGMLYLVLSLILLAVMFVVGTVARVTAGSLSNILFIIVALTGGMFGKSLGGGIGTVIMAIGCAMISKKALKGAPGFDSLRRVAATITRKFGTSFRNSRLADADFSRADLHNSDFSNVDTTVVHWGNSKKINCISSGNIMA; encoded by the coding sequence ATGGAAAAGGACTTCTCGCACAAAAACCTGAAAGGAGCGTCGTTTAAAAATGAAGACCTTTCACACGCACGCTTTGCAGACAGCGATCTGCGGGGCGCCGATTTCAGCGGCTCCAATTTGAAAGGCGCCGATTTTACGCATGTAAAAACGGGTATAACGCCTGTCAACTTGGTATTGATCTTCCTGGCAGCACTTATTGTGTCTGCCTGCTCGGGGTATATTGCTATGCTGGCAGGAAGTACGGTGCAGGGAATGCTTGCTTCGGAAGAGAGCAGGATCAGGAGTGCAGGTGTTATTACTATTGTTATAGCTGTTCTTTTTGTCGGGTACGCCTGGTGGAAAGGCGTAGGCCATGCCATCCGTCAACTGATCGCGCCAACTGTTATCGTGGCATTGGTAATTGGTTTTATAGCCGTTGTTTCAGGCCTGGGTACAGGCAGGGGCATGTTATACCTTGTTCTTTCGTTGATCCTGCTGGCAGTGATGTTTGTTGTAGGCACCGTAGCGCGGGTGACTGCAGGCTCGTTATCAAATATTTTATTTATTATAGTGGCGTTAACAGGCGGCATGTTTGGTAAAAGCTTAGGTGGCGGCATCGGCACAGTTATCATGGCCATTGGTTGTGCCATGATCAGCAAAAAAGCTTTGAAAGGCGCGCCTGGTTTTGATTCGTTAAGAAGAGTGGCCGCAACAATAACCAGGAAGTTCGGCACTTCTTTTAGAAACTCCCGGCTGGCAGATGCTGATTTCTCCCGCGCAGATCTTCATAATTCCGATTTTTCAAATGTGGATACCACCGTCGTGCACTGGGGCAATTCAAAAAAAATAAATTGTATATCAAGTGGGAACATAATGGCGTGA
- a CDS encoding transposase, with amino-acid sequence MTSRRRFTEDQKIAILNQATKMGITAVLREHNLSYSVFARWKQQLIKNEPSNQSYTKTRSELKHLYEENMRLKQIIADMALELNKKEDELKKVKR; translated from the coding sequence ATGACTAGCCGCAGAAGATTCACCGAAGACCAAAAGATCGCCATCCTGAATCAGGCGACGAAGATGGGTATTACAGCGGTATTACGGGAACACAACCTTTCGTACAGCGTATTTGCCCGGTGGAAACAACAACTGATAAAAAATGAACCCTCGAATCAATCATACACAAAAACCAGGTCGGAGCTAAAGCACCTGTATGAAGAAAATATGCGGTTAAAACAGATAATTGCCGACATGGCCCTGGAGCTTAATAAAAAAGAGGATGAATTAAAGAAAGTGAAACGGTAA
- a CDS encoding arylsulfatase has product MADKKKPNILFIMSDDIGWFNVSCYNHGIMGYTTPNIDRIAKEGAMFTDFYGQQSCTAGRAAFITGQSPIRTGLTKVGLPGAKLGLSAEDPSVGEFMKGLGYATGQFGKNHLGDRNEHLPTVHGFDEFFGNLYHLNAEEEPENPDYPKDPNFKKRFGPRGVLKCKATDKDDTTVDPQFGKVGKQVIENTGSLSRKRMETVDEEFLAAAKDFINRKTKENKPWFCYFNTTRMHIWTHLKPSSQGKTGLGVYPDGMVELDGYIGELLKQLDDLGVTENTIVAFTTDNGAEVMSWPDGGATPFRGEKDTNWEGGWRVPFVMRWPGVIRPGQVINEICSLQDMIPTFAAAAGEPDLVEKAKKGYTTDGKTFKVHLDGYNLMPFLSGKEKTSPRKGFLYWSDDGDLMALRVDNWKVNFMEQRSHGLGVWKEPLVTLRAPSMCNLRSDPFERGNEDASIFYDKWMADRAFLLVPAQAIVEEFLKSFKDFPPRAKAASFSIDQAMEKLMPKDTGMEPASKDKEVKPEMETAH; this is encoded by the coding sequence ATGGCAGACAAAAAGAAACCAAACATCCTGTTCATTATGTCTGATGATATAGGTTGGTTCAATGTAAGTTGTTACAACCACGGCATCATGGGTTATACAACACCCAATATTGATCGCATTGCAAAAGAGGGTGCTATGTTCACCGATTTTTACGGTCAGCAAAGTTGTACTGCTGGCCGTGCCGCCTTTATTACAGGGCAATCGCCTATAAGAACGGGGCTTACAAAAGTTGGTTTACCCGGGGCTAAACTGGGTTTAAGCGCTGAAGACCCTTCCGTAGGCGAATTTATGAAGGGGTTAGGGTATGCAACGGGACAGTTTGGCAAAAATCATTTGGGCGATCGTAATGAACATCTTCCTACAGTTCATGGTTTCGACGAATTCTTTGGCAATTTATATCACCTGAATGCAGAAGAAGAACCAGAGAATCCGGACTATCCAAAAGATCCCAATTTCAAGAAGAGATTTGGCCCCCGCGGCGTATTAAAATGCAAAGCAACAGATAAAGATGATACTACTGTTGATCCGCAGTTTGGCAAAGTTGGCAAACAGGTGATCGAAAACACCGGGTCGCTCAGTAGAAAGCGCATGGAAACAGTAGATGAAGAATTCCTGGCTGCGGCAAAGGATTTCATCAACCGTAAAACAAAGGAAAATAAACCCTGGTTTTGTTACTTCAATACAACCCGCATGCATATATGGACACATCTGAAACCATCTTCACAAGGGAAAACAGGCCTCGGTGTGTATCCGGATGGCATGGTGGAGCTGGATGGATATATTGGTGAATTATTGAAACAGCTCGACGATCTTGGTGTTACTGAAAATACAATTGTTGCTTTTACAACTGACAATGGCGCAGAAGTTATGTCCTGGCCCGATGGTGGGGCTACGCCATTCCGGGGCGAGAAAGATACCAACTGGGAAGGTGGCTGGCGGGTGCCTTTTGTAATGCGGTGGCCTGGTGTAATTAGACCTGGGCAGGTGATCAATGAGATCTGTTCTTTGCAGGATATGATCCCCACTTTTGCTGCAGCAGCAGGTGAGCCGGACCTGGTTGAGAAAGCAAAGAAAGGCTATACAACCGATGGCAAAACTTTCAAGGTACATCTGGATGGTTATAACCTCATGCCTTTTTTGAGTGGTAAAGAAAAAACATCGCCCCGTAAGGGATTTTTGTACTGGAGTGATGATGGCGATTTGATGGCTTTGCGTGTAGATAACTGGAAAGTCAATTTTATGGAACAGCGTAGCCATGGCCTGGGTGTTTGGAAGGAACCACTGGTTACTTTACGTGCGCCCAGCATGTGCAATTTAAGGTCTGATCCATTTGAAAGAGGAAATGAGGATGCCAGTATTTTTTACGATAAGTGGATGGCAGACCGTGCGTTTTTGCTGGTGCCGGCGCAAGCCATTGTTGAGGAATTTCTTAAGAGCTTCAAGGATTTTCCGCCACGGGCAAAAGCTGCCAGCTTTAGCATAGACCAGGCTATGGAAAAATTAATGCCAAAGGATACCGGTATGGAACCGGCGTCCAAAGACAAAGAAGTAAAGCCGGAAATGGAAACAGCTCATTAA
- a CDS encoding YidH family protein has product MEEDQNRKNSNAGNLENDKVTDIQQEIEKKVAEDEAKGGEALSSNLSADRTHMSEHRTRMSEHRTELSDTRTDLSFQRTALSYERTLMSWIRTAISLISFGFTIYKFFEEFNKGNPSGHLFSPRRVGMIMMLFGFIGLLFAQIQHDIAYKRLKAEYPQIQRSLSSVLSVLILLFGLILFLAALYRQ; this is encoded by the coding sequence ATGGAAGAAGATCAGAACAGGAAAAATTCCAATGCTGGTAATCTTGAAAACGATAAGGTCACTGATATCCAGCAGGAGATCGAGAAAAAAGTAGCCGAAGATGAGGCGAAGGGAGGAGAAGCATTATCCAGCAACCTGTCAGCAGACAGAACACATATGTCCGAGCACAGGACCCGGATGTCGGAACATCGCACCGAGTTATCAGATACCCGGACTGATCTTTCTTTTCAAAGAACGGCACTTTCCTATGAGCGTACGCTCATGTCCTGGATAAGAACAGCCATCTCATTGATCTCTTTTGGGTTCACCATCTACAAATTTTTTGAAGAGTTCAATAAAGGTAATCCCAGCGGCCACCTGTTTTCGCCCAGGCGGGTAGGCATGATCATGATGTTATTCGGTTTTATAGGTTTGTTGTTTGCCCAGATCCAACATGACATAGCTTATAAAAGATTAAAGGCGGAATACCCGCAAATCCAACGGTCGCTTTCATCTGTATTGAGTGTTTTGATCCTCCTGTTCGGGCTCATCTTATTTCTTGCTGCGTTATACAGACAATAA
- a CDS encoding DUF1622 domain-containing protein, whose amino-acid sequence MRELTENMRGGLDAWGELTEVILNGISLMCIITGVVISLRRAIQERRRNPGAHPMHTYFRKVFGGWLVVALEIQLAADIVGTIVSPTSGHLIELGAIAVIRTFLNYFLSKELKEETEYGKGLLAQKPERSVV is encoded by the coding sequence ATGCGTGAGCTGACTGAAAATATGAGAGGGGGACTGGATGCATGGGGCGAATTAACAGAGGTGATCCTGAATGGCATTTCGCTGATGTGTATTATTACCGGCGTTGTTATATCTCTCAGACGGGCCATACAGGAACGGCGGCGCAATCCTGGTGCGCATCCTATGCATACTTATTTTAGAAAGGTCTTTGGCGGCTGGCTGGTGGTGGCGTTGGAAATTCAGCTGGCTGCCGATATCGTAGGTACCATTGTTTCACCCACTTCCGGGCATTTAATTGAGCTGGGCGCCATTGCGGTGATAAGAACCTTCCTGAACTATTTCCTGAGTAAAGAGCTTAAAGAAGAAACCGAATATGGAAAAGGACTTCTCGCACAAAAACCTGAAAGGAGCGTCGTTTAA
- a CDS encoding DUF1254 domain-containing protein has protein sequence MTTGTQPRETLKKEPLLVTPENFNRAESDMYFNTVATKEDALGKFHHRRELFSVDEQTVVRGNRDTLYSTAVFDLEAGPVTITLPDAGKRFMSLMMIDEDQYVFDVKYDAGSYTYGKDKVSTRYILAAVRTLVDPANAADLKAAHALQDAIMIRQKSAGKFEIPAWDEVSQQKVRKALKDLGETINNFNNAFGSREEVDPVKHLIATACGWGGNPDKEAMYMGVTPEKNDGKTVYRLTVKEVPVDAFWSVSVYNADGFFEKNKSNAYSLNSITAKKETDGSVVIQFGGCDGKTANCLPITRGWNYTVRMYRPRPEILNGQWKFPEAEMVK, from the coding sequence ATGACTACAGGAACGCAACCACGGGAAACTTTAAAAAAGGAACCGTTACTGGTTACGCCGGAGAATTTTAACCGTGCTGAAAGTGATATGTATTTTAATACAGTTGCCACAAAAGAAGACGCTTTAGGGAAATTCCATCACCGGCGGGAACTTTTTTCGGTCGATGAGCAAACCGTAGTACGTGGTAACCGTGATACGTTATATTCTACAGCTGTCTTCGATCTGGAAGCAGGCCCGGTAACTATTACCCTGCCGGATGCTGGAAAGCGTTTTATGTCGTTGATGATGATAGATGAAGATCAGTATGTGTTTGATGTTAAATATGACGCGGGTAGTTATACCTATGGGAAAGACAAGGTTTCAACCCGGTATATTTTAGCTGCTGTCAGAACCCTGGTTGATCCGGCCAATGCCGCTGACCTCAAAGCTGCACATGCTTTACAGGATGCTATTATGATCCGGCAAAAAAGTGCGGGGAAGTTTGAAATTCCCGCGTGGGACGAAGTGAGCCAGCAAAAAGTTCGCAAAGCTTTAAAGGACCTCGGCGAAACCATCAATAATTTTAATAACGCCTTTGGTTCCAGGGAGGAGGTTGATCCGGTAAAACATTTGATAGCCACTGCCTGCGGCTGGGGTGGTAACCCCGATAAAGAAGCCATGTACATGGGGGTAACGCCGGAAAAGAATGATGGCAAAACAGTTTACCGGCTCACGGTAAAAGAAGTGCCTGTCGATGCATTCTGGTCGGTTAGTGTATACAATGCAGATGGTTTTTTCGAGAAGAATAAATCGAACGCCTATTCGCTGAATAGTATTACCGCTAAAAAGGAAACAGATGGATCCGTAGTTATTCAGTTTGGCGGTTGCGATGGAAAGACCGCCAATTGTTTGCCCATTACACGGGGTTGGAATTATACCGTAAGGATGTATCGCCCACGGCCGGAGATCTTAAATGGCCAATGGAAATTTCCGGAGGCGGAAATGGTGAAGTAG